In the genome of Rhodospirillales bacterium, one region contains:
- a CDS encoding sulfurtransferase has product MSASNSSASSAAPSIAPTELCALLDRGGAIFYDVRRRVRYEESGEAIPGAPWRDPSEIESWSRHLLPSRAVVVTCVHGHEVSQNAAAVLKARGLDARYLAGGVEGWRQAGLPLVRQAPPAKGSAWITRGKPKIDRIACPWLVKRFYDPSARFLYVPADRVLAEAEANGAIPYDVPGVEMSHDGELCSFDTMIRRLGLKEPALTDLAVIVRGADTGRPELSPVAPGLLAVSLGLSAMFADDQEMLGHGMVVYDALYAWLLRARGETHGWPSKA; this is encoded by the coding sequence ATGTCTGCGTCCAATTCGTCCGCGTCTTCCGCCGCTCCGTCCATCGCCCCCACCGAACTCTGCGCGCTGCTCGACCGCGGTGGGGCGATTTTCTATGACGTCCGCCGTCGCGTCCGTTACGAAGAAAGCGGCGAAGCGATCCCCGGCGCCCCCTGGCGCGATCCGAGCGAAATCGAATCGTGGTCGCGCCATTTGTTGCCCAGTCGCGCGGTGGTGGTGACCTGCGTCCACGGCCACGAGGTGAGCCAGAACGCCGCCGCCGTGCTCAAGGCGCGCGGGCTCGATGCGCGCTATCTCGCGGGTGGTGTCGAAGGCTGGCGCCAGGCGGGACTGCCGCTCGTTCGCCAGGCGCCGCCGGCCAAGGGTTCCGCCTGGATCACCCGCGGGAAACCGAAGATCGATCGCATCGCCTGCCCGTGGCTGGTGAAGCGTTTTTACGATCCTTCCGCGCGCTTTCTTTACGTGCCGGCCGATCGCGTGCTGGCCGAGGCCGAGGCGAACGGCGCGATCCCCTACGACGTGCCCGGCGTCGAAATGAGCCACGACGGCGAGCTGTGCAGTTTCGACACCATGATCCGGCGCTTGGGACTGAAGGAACCCGCGCTCACGGACCTAGCCGTGATTGTGCGCGGCGCCGATACGGGGCGCCCCGAGTTGTCGCCAGTGGCGCCGGGGTTGCTCGCGGTGTCGCTCGGGCTTTCGGCCATGTTTGCCGACGACCAGGAAATGCTCGGTCACGGCATGGTGGTGTATGATGCGCTCTACGCGTGGCTCTTAAGGGCACGGGGCGAAACCCACGGCTGGCCGTCGAAGGCCTGA